A genomic segment from Aegilops tauschii subsp. strangulata cultivar AL8/78 chromosome 1, Aet v6.0, whole genome shotgun sequence encodes:
- the LOC109772806 gene encoding 1-aminocyclopropane-1-carboxylate oxidase, with the protein MVVPVIDFSKLHGAERAETMAQIADGCENWGFFQLVNHGIPLELLDRVKKVCSESYRLREAAFRSSEPVQTLERLAEAERRGEAVAPVNDMDWEDIFYLHDDNQWPSDPPAFKETMREYRAELKKLAERVMEAMDENLGLDKGRMKAAFTGDGLHAPFFGTKVSHYPPCPRPDLITGLRAHTDAGGVILLFQDDKVGGLEVLKDGEWLDVQPLADAIVVNTGDQVEVLSNGRYRSAWHRVLPMRNGNRRSIASFYNPAFEVAISPAVGEGAAAAYPDYVFGDYMDVYNKQKFEAKEPRFEAVKAPKAA; encoded by the coding sequence ATGGTTGTTCCGGTGATCGACTTCTCGAAGCTCCACGGCGCCGAGAGGGCGGAGACCATGGCCCAGATCGCCGACGGCTGCGAGAACTGGGGCTTCTTCCAGCTGGTGAACCACGGCATCCCGCTGGAGCTCCTTGACCGCGTCAAGAAGGTGTGCTCCGAGAGCTACCGCCTCCGGGAGGCGGCGTTCCGGTCGTCCGAACCCGTGCAGACGTTGGAGAGGCTGGCGGAGGCGgagcggcgcggcgaggcggtggCGCCCGTGAACGACATGGACTGGGAGGACATCTTCTACCTCCACGACGACAACCAGTGGCCCTCCGACCCGCCGGCCTTCAAGGAGACCATGCGGGAGTACCGCGCCGagctcaagaagctcgcggagcGCGTCATGGAGGCCATGGACGAGAACCTCGGCCTGGACAAGGGACGCATGAAGGCCGCCTTCACCGGCGACGGCCTCCACGCGCCGTTCTTCGGCACCAAGGTCAGCCACTACCCGCCGTGCCCGCGCCCGGACCTCATCACCGGGCTCCGCGCGCACACCGACGCCGGCGGCGTCATCCTGCTGTTCCAAGACGACAAGGTCGGCGGCCTTGAGGTGCTCAAGGACGGCGAGTGGCTCGACGTGCAGCCGCTCGCCGACGCCATCGTCGTCAACACCGGCGACCAGGTGGAGGTGCTCAGCAACGGCCGCTACCGCAGCGCGTGGCACCGCGTCCTGCCCATGCGCAACGGCAACCGCCGCTCCATCGCGTCCTTCTACAACCCGGCGTTCGAGGTGGCCATCTCGCCGGCGGTGGGCGAAGGCGCCGCCGCCGCGTACCCGGACTACGTGTTCGGGGATTATATGGACGTGTACAACAAGCAGAAGTTCGAGGCCAAGGAGCCAAGATTCGAGGCCGTCAAGGCGCCAAAGGCAGCTTAA
- the LOC109772807 gene encoding septin and tuftelin-interacting protein 1 homolog 1-like has protein sequence MALLKRSFTAALLDEDDDSSYPFKMPGSLARTTAPVAKMMRLWNYKQGSGLGAHGQGIIAPIKAIRHCSTAGIGHSEKTYKNGLQGAPAPSPPAQDEWHESAAVSRALRLERECYERTLALLRDVKLQGDDSVETAEALAAIVESEEAFRGKKCALGAWRAALPSRAVQHIVERVLKPRIAVKAREWEPLWSPGCDHWLRPWIPLIGHLPESLYGTVESKISGGSLDIISPWKDYFGPTHWEIFSRRHILPKLTRWLQQLKITPPKQRDTKFREVMSWTPLVRTEDVVSILEQEFFGKWESALRHWLQSARPSSGEAAAWCAGWKNLFTPELLHDERVLAWLESGVAMVDRETEDLNRLVCHS, from the coding sequence ATGGCGCTCCTGAAGCGCAGCTTCACCGCAGCGCTGCTCGACGAGGACGACGACTCGTCGTACCCGTTCAAGATGCCGGGCAGCCTCGCGCGCACCACCGCACCGGTGGCCAAGATGATGCGGCTGTGGAACTACAAGCAAGGCTCGGGCCTCGGCGCGCACGGCCAGGGCATCATCGCCCCTATAAAAGCCATCAGGCATTGCTCAACCGCCGGCATCGGCCACTCCGAAAAGACGTACAAGAACGGCCTGCAGGGCGCGCCGGCGCCGTCGCCGCCAGCCCAAGACGAGTGGCACGAGTCGGCGGCCGTCTCACGAGCCCTGCGCCTCGAACGGGAGTGCTACGAGAGGACCCTCGCGCTGCTGCGCGACGTGAAGCTCCAAGGCGACGATAGCGTGGAGACGGCGGAGGCGCTGGCGGCGATCGTGGAGTCCGAGGAGGCTTTCCGGGGGAAGAAGTGTGCGCTGGGGGCGTGGAGGGCCGCGCTGCCTTCTCGGGCCGTGCAGCACATCGTCGAGCGGGTCCTCAAGCCGAGGATCGCCGTGAAAGCGCGAGAGTGGGAGCCGTTGTGGAGCCCGGGCTGCGACCACTGGCTACGTCCGTGGATCCCCTTGATCGGACACTTGCCGGAGAGCCTCTACGGCACCGTGGAGAGCAAGATCAGCGGCGGCAGCCTCGACATCATCTCCCCATGGAAAGACTACTTCGGCCCCACGCATTGGGAGATCTTCTCCCGGCGTCACATCTTGCCTAAGCTCACACGATGGCTGCAACAGCTCAAGATCACACCACCAAAGCAGCGCGACACTAAGTTCCGCGAGGTGATGTCGTGGACGCCTCTCGTGCGCACCGAGGACGTGGTGTCGATCCTAGAGCAGGAGTTTTTCGGCAAATGGGAGAGTGCGCTGCGCCACTGGCTGCAGTCCGCGAGGCCGTCGTCGGGGGAGGCCGCGGCTTGGTGCGCCGGCTGGAAGAACCTCTTCACCCCGGAGCTGCTCCACGACGAACGCGTGCTGGCATGGCTGGAGTCTGGCGTTGCCATGGTGGATCGAGAAACGGAAGACCTCAACCGCCTTGTTTGTCATAGTTGA